In Sphingomonas sp., a single window of DNA contains:
- a CDS encoding phosphotransferase family protein: protein MSDLDETRLAAWAAAHVPDFTGRVTLTKFPGGQSNPTYRVESADVVYVLRRKPFGTILPSAHAVEREYRLIAALHPAGFPVARPYALCEDRQVIGAPFYLMEMVEGRTFWDGSLPGMAPAQRTAIYEAIVDTLAALHRIDPETVGLGDYGRPGNYFARQVERWTRQYRASQTGDLPEVEALIDFLPRTVPPQTQTSIVHGDYRIDNMIFAADRPQVLAVLDWELSTLGDPLADFSYFLMNWVTEPEGRSGVKGLAGPETGIPTIEDMVARYCAATGRDGVPDLDWYFAYNLFRLTGIVQGIKKRMLDGNASSTQAAKTVERLPGLASAAWHFAQRAGA, encoded by the coding sequence ATGAGCGACCTCGACGAAACCCGCCTCGCCGCTTGGGCGGCTGCGCATGTGCCCGATTTCACCGGTCGGGTCACCTTAACCAAGTTTCCAGGAGGACAAAGCAACCCAACCTATCGCGTTGAAAGTGCTGACGTTGTCTATGTCCTCCGGCGCAAGCCTTTCGGCACCATCCTGCCTTCCGCCCACGCGGTCGAACGCGAATATCGGCTGATCGCCGCGCTCCATCCTGCCGGCTTCCCGGTCGCGCGGCCCTATGCATTGTGCGAGGACCGGCAGGTGATCGGCGCGCCCTTCTACCTGATGGAGATGGTCGAGGGGCGGACCTTCTGGGACGGGTCGCTGCCCGGCATGGCGCCGGCGCAGCGCACCGCGATCTACGAGGCGATCGTCGACACGCTCGCCGCGCTCCACCGGATCGATCCGGAGACGGTCGGCCTCGGCGACTATGGCAGGCCGGGCAATTATTTCGCCCGCCAGGTCGAGCGCTGGACCCGCCAGTATCGCGCCAGCCAGACCGGGGATCTGCCCGAGGTCGAGGCGCTGATCGACTTCCTGCCGCGCACGGTGCCGCCGCAGACCCAGACTAGTATCGTCCATGGTGACTACCGCATCGACAACATGATCTTTGCCGCCGATCGCCCGCAGGTGCTGGCGGTGCTCGATTGGGAATTGTCGACACTCGGCGATCCGCTCGCCGATTTCTCCTATTTCCTGATGAACTGGGTGACCGAGCCGGAGGGCCGATCGGGCGTGAAGGGGCTGGCGGGGCCGGAAACGGGCATTCCGACGATCGAGGACATGGTCGCGCGCTACTGCGCTGCGACGGGGCGCGACGGCGTGCCCGATCTCGACTGGTATTTCGCCTACAATCTGTTCCGCCTGACCGGCATCGTCCAGGGTATCAAGAAACGGATGCTCGACGGCAACGCCTCGAGCACGCAGGCGGCGAAGACGGTCGAGCGGCTGCCGGGGCTGGCGTCGGCGGCATGGCATTTCGCGCAAAGGGCAGGGGCATGA
- a CDS encoding Zn-dependent alcohol dehydrogenase: MKAAVLFEAKTPLAIEEVQVSKPGPREVLIRTAAVGVCRSDLHFVDGAFPHPVPTVPGHEAAGVVEAVGSDVAHLRPGDHVITFLTAFCGSCEYCATGRPSLCVDPSTRRPPEAKPRLKLADGRPLAPFLNLSAFAEMMLVHENACVAISREMPLDRAALLGCAVITGAGSIFNDSRLRPGERVAVIGAGGIGLAAINAAKIAGAGQILALDPVPEKRALAEKMGATHVIDPTSEGAAKQVLALTGGGVDYAIEAVGWPATAELAWQILRRGGTATILGMIAPGQSVSLPGHTFLTGKKIQGSLLGSTRFPIDMPRLVQLYLDDKLDLDTLVAERIELSQVNDALEKLRQGTSVRSVITFA, from the coding sequence ATGAAGGCAGCCGTCCTGTTCGAAGCCAAGACCCCGCTCGCGATCGAGGAGGTCCAGGTCTCCAAGCCCGGCCCGCGCGAAGTATTGATCCGCACCGCGGCGGTGGGCGTGTGCCGCTCCGACCTGCACTTCGTCGATGGCGCCTTCCCGCATCCGGTGCCGACCGTACCCGGGCACGAGGCAGCGGGGGTGGTCGAGGCGGTCGGATCGGATGTCGCCCATCTGCGGCCCGGCGACCATGTCATCACCTTCCTCACCGCTTTTTGTGGGTCGTGCGAATATTGCGCGACCGGCCGGCCTTCGCTTTGCGTGGATCCGTCGACACGGCGGCCTCCCGAGGCCAAGCCGCGGCTGAAACTCGCCGATGGCAGGCCGCTCGCGCCGTTCCTCAACCTCTCCGCTTTCGCCGAGATGATGCTGGTGCACGAAAACGCTTGCGTCGCGATAAGCCGGGAGATGCCGCTGGATCGTGCCGCGCTGCTCGGCTGCGCGGTGATCACCGGCGCGGGCTCGATCTTCAACGACAGCCGGTTGCGCCCGGGCGAGCGTGTCGCGGTTATCGGCGCGGGCGGGATCGGGCTCGCCGCGATCAATGCCGCGAAGATCGCCGGCGCCGGCCAGATCCTCGCGCTCGATCCGGTGCCGGAAAAGCGCGCGCTCGCCGAAAAGATGGGGGCGACGCATGTGATCGATCCCACAAGCGAGGGTGCCGCCAAGCAGGTGCTCGCGCTGACCGGCGGCGGGGTCGACTATGCCATCGAAGCGGTCGGGTGGCCCGCGACGGCCGAACTCGCCTGGCAGATCCTGCGTCGCGGCGGCACCGCAACCATTCTGGGCATGATCGCGCCGGGCCAGAGCGTCAGCCTGCCGGGACATACTTTCCTTACCGGCAAGAAGATCCAAGGCTCGCTGCTCGGCAGCACCCGATTTCCGATCGACATGCCGCGGCTGGTCCAGCTCTATCTCGACGACAAGCTTGATCTCGACACGCTGGTCGCCGAACGCATCGAATTGTCGCAGGTGAACGACGCGCTGGAGAAATTGCGGCAGGGCACGAGCGTCCGCTCGGTGATCACCTTCGCATGA
- a CDS encoding SDR family NAD(P)-dependent oxidoreductase, whose protein sequence is MSGGFDFTGKVAVVTGAASGIGRATVRAFAAQGAQVVAADRDAGVHDTIAGLDDALAVEIDAGDERDVQRLVDTACERFGGIDIFYANAGISGGTAGIFDADVTLWAEVLRVNLIGPALAIKHAAPRIVERGGGAILCTASVAGLRSGAGGTPYSASKAGVINLVQTAAQQLATSGVRVNAICPGLIETGMTQRAFDHAREQGKEERLGQLNPLRRAGRPEEIAQVALFLASDAASYVNGQAIAVDGGLSSSHPVTRQVYGKPAF, encoded by the coding sequence ATGAGCGGCGGGTTCGATTTCACTGGCAAGGTCGCGGTGGTGACGGGTGCCGCCTCCGGCATCGGGAGAGCCACGGTTCGGGCGTTCGCCGCGCAGGGCGCGCAGGTGGTGGCGGCCGATCGGGACGCGGGCGTGCACGACACGATTGCCGGGCTGGATGACGCATTAGCGGTCGAGATCGATGCAGGCGACGAGCGCGATGTGCAGCGGCTTGTTGATACCGCGTGCGAACGGTTCGGTGGGATCGACATCTTTTATGCCAATGCCGGCATCTCCGGTGGCACTGCCGGCATCTTTGACGCGGATGTAACACTTTGGGCCGAAGTGCTGCGAGTAAATCTCATTGGCCCGGCGCTTGCCATCAAGCATGCCGCGCCGCGGATCGTCGAACGCGGCGGCGGTGCGATCCTGTGCACCGCGAGCGTTGCGGGGCTTCGCTCGGGTGCCGGCGGAACGCCCTATTCGGCGTCCAAGGCGGGGGTGATCAACCTGGTGCAGACCGCGGCGCAGCAGCTCGCCACCTCGGGCGTGCGGGTCAATGCGATCTGCCCCGGGCTGATCGAGACCGGCATGACCCAGCGCGCGTTCGACCATGCCCGCGAGCAGGGCAAGGAAGAGAGACTGGGCCAGCTCAATCCGCTGCGCCGCGCGGGGCGACCCGAGGAAATCGCGCAGGTGGCGCTGTTCCTCGCGTCGGATGCTGCCAGCTATGTCAACGGCCAGGCCATCGCGGTGGACGGCGGCCTTAGCAGCAGCCACCCGGTCACGCGGCAGGTGTATGGAAAGCCCGCATTCTGA